One window from the genome of Trabulsiella odontotermitis encodes:
- a CDS encoding DUF2190 family protein, translating to MSKNYVQDGKTIPLANTGTDAILSGTPVAIGTVVAVAITDIAPGQTGDGFAEGVFVLPKLPADAISAGVKVYLKAGVIQLAATDAVAAGVAWEGAAAGVSVVDVKING from the coding sequence ATGTCGAAGAATTATGTGCAGGACGGGAAGACCATTCCCCTGGCGAATACCGGCACTGATGCAATCCTCAGTGGTACGCCGGTTGCCATCGGCACAGTGGTCGCCGTGGCGATCACGGATATTGCGCCGGGCCAGACGGGTGATGGTTTTGCGGAAGGCGTTTTCGTCCTTCCAAAACTGCCCGCGGATGCGATTTCTGCCGGTGTTAAGGTTTACCTCAAGGCTGGTGTTATCCAGCTGGCGGCAACGGATGCAGTCGCTGCGGGCGTGGCGTGGGAGGGTGCGGCAGCTGGCGTGAGCGTCGTTGACGTGAAGATCAATGGCTAA
- the gpU gene encoding phage tail terminator protein gives MKNPQIRAAVLAALKRNITQPVTYFDGRPGFIDEQDLPAIAVYLTDARSTDDAVDEDMWTAVLHTEVFLKASDTDSALDEWMESQVYPAMADVPELAGLIETMSALGYDYQRDDEAMTWGSADLSYSISYVM, from the coding sequence ATGAAAAACCCCCAAATTCGTGCCGCGGTGCTTGCGGCATTAAAGCGAAATATCACTCAACCAGTGACCTATTTTGACGGTCGTCCGGGATTTATTGATGAGCAGGATCTCCCGGCCATTGCGGTTTACCTGACAGACGCCCGATCGACGGATGACGCCGTTGATGAGGACATGTGGACAGCGGTCCTGCATACCGAAGTTTTTCTAAAAGCGAGTGACACCGACTCGGCGCTGGATGAGTGGATGGAAAGTCAGGTCTATCCCGCGATGGCCGATGTACCGGAGCTGGCCGGGTTAATCGAAACCATGAGTGCGCTCGGGTACGACTACCAGCGCGATGATGAGGCGATGACGTGGGGATCGGCAGATCTCAGTTATTCAATCAGCTACGTAATGTGA
- the gpG gene encoding phage tail assembly chaperone G produces the protein MFLKTDEMTRNGQTIILFELSALQRISHLEYLKNIEAIEEGDFQKAMEVTVQTGAWVVAMSLWHGHTLKGTLKEGAVAEYVKIQQEVLSTWPLDLIAEADFRVKQLSGMLPPPDEEDVAIDTTAQADDTEPVSAEKSLPVS, from the coding sequence ATGTTTTTAAAAACCGATGAAATGACCCGCAACGGGCAGACCATTATCCTGTTCGAACTGTCCGCGCTGCAGCGCATCAGTCATCTTGAATATCTGAAAAACATCGAAGCGATCGAAGAGGGTGATTTTCAGAAAGCCATGGAGGTGACCGTGCAGACCGGTGCCTGGGTGGTCGCCATGTCTCTCTGGCACGGGCATACCCTGAAAGGCACCCTTAAGGAAGGGGCGGTTGCGGAATACGTGAAAATTCAGCAGGAGGTGTTGTCCACCTGGCCGCTGGATTTAATCGCCGAAGCGGACTTCCGGGTGAAACAGCTCTCCGGCATGCTGCCGCCACCTGATGAGGAAGATGTTGCAATCGACACCACTGCGCAGGCGGATGATACCGAGCCGGTGTCCGCGGAAAAGTCCTTGCCAGTGAGCTGA
- a CDS encoding phage portal protein: MSIIDDAIGLFSPAWKASRLRARAVIRAYEAARPSRTHKARRENRSANQLSQMGAVSLREQARWLDNNNDLVIGIFDKLEERVVGANGIVVEPHPRLTNGKLAKKLVVDIRTKFAEWSVKPDVTGQFTRPVLERLMLRSWLRDGEVFAQLVNGTGNGLEPSARIPFWLEALEADFVPMTSDESAKLSQGVYLDDWGRPKGYMVYKSLPVTGKQLDTKTIDVENMLHLKFTRRLHQTRGNSLLSGVLMRLSALKEYEDAELTAARIAAALGMYIKKGDGQSYDEESTSGTKDSDRELMIQPGIIYDDLEPGEEIGMIKSDRPNPNLESFRNGQLRAVAAGSRLSFSSTARNYNGTYSAQRQELVESTDGYLILQNWFIGAVTRPMYRAWLKIAVASGEIKIPRGVDMDTLYTAVYSGPVMPWIDPVKEATAWKMQIRGGAATESDWVRASGRNPDDVKTRRKAEIDENNELGLKFDTDPANDKGGTSAEAKEPGAQPSESQRRQ; this comes from the coding sequence ATGTCAATCATTGATGATGCAATCGGCCTCTTTTCACCGGCATGGAAAGCGTCCCGGCTTCGCGCCCGGGCAGTGATCCGGGCTTATGAAGCGGCCAGACCATCGCGGACGCATAAAGCGCGACGTGAAAATCGGTCAGCAAACCAGCTCAGCCAGATGGGCGCTGTCTCCCTGCGTGAGCAGGCGCGATGGCTCGATAACAATAATGACCTTGTCATCGGCATTTTCGACAAACTGGAGGAGCGGGTGGTGGGGGCGAACGGGATCGTTGTCGAACCTCACCCCAGGCTGACCAATGGCAAGCTGGCGAAAAAGCTGGTGGTGGATATTCGCACGAAATTTGCAGAATGGTCTGTGAAACCGGATGTCACCGGGCAGTTTACCCGTCCGGTGCTGGAGCGCCTGATGCTGCGCAGCTGGCTGCGTGACGGTGAAGTCTTTGCCCAGCTGGTCAATGGTACCGGAAACGGACTGGAGCCGTCAGCACGCATCCCTTTCTGGCTGGAAGCGCTGGAAGCTGATTTTGTTCCGATGACCAGTGACGAATCAGCAAAGCTGAGCCAGGGGGTATACCTCGATGACTGGGGGCGCCCGAAGGGATATATGGTTTATAAATCTCTCCCGGTGACCGGCAAGCAGCTCGATACCAAAACTATCGATGTCGAAAATATGCTGCATCTGAAGTTTACGCGCCGTCTGCATCAGACCCGCGGGAACTCACTGCTTTCCGGTGTGCTGATGCGCCTCAGCGCGCTGAAAGAATACGAGGATGCTGAGCTTACGGCGGCGCGGATCGCCGCAGCGCTGGGGATGTATATCAAAAAGGGTGACGGGCAAAGTTACGACGAAGAGTCTACCTCAGGCACTAAAGACAGCGACCGCGAGCTGATGATTCAGCCGGGCATCATCTATGACGATCTGGAGCCCGGTGAAGAAATCGGGATGATCAAGTCGGACCGTCCCAATCCCAATCTCGAATCCTTTCGCAACGGGCAACTGCGTGCGGTTGCCGCAGGCTCCCGTCTCAGTTTTTCCAGCACAGCGAGAAACTATAACGGCACCTACAGCGCCCAGCGGCAGGAGCTGGTGGAATCCACCGACGGGTATCTCATCCTTCAGAACTGGTTTATCGGCGCTGTCACCCGACCGATGTACCGCGCCTGGCTGAAAATCGCTGTGGCGTCCGGGGAGATCAAAATTCCCCGTGGTGTCGACATGGATACGCTCTACACCGCGGTGTATTCCGGTCCGGTGATGCCGTGGATTGATCCGGTAAAAGAGGCCACTGCCTGGAAGATGCAGATTCGTGGCGGTGCAGCAACGGAATCGGACTGGGTTCGCGCCAGCGGCCGCAATCCGGATGACGTAAAGACGCGGCGTAAAGCTGAGATCGATGAAAACAACGAGCTGGGGCTGAAATTCGATACGGACCCGGCTAACGATAAAGGAGGCACCAGTGCCGAAGCCAAAGAACCGGGCGCTCAACCGTCCGAAAGCCAGCGCAGGCAGTAA
- a CDS encoding phage tail protein encodes MSIKGLEQAIANLNSISKTAVPRASAQSVNNIAGQAINRSVSVVSKATRVPRKLVKQRARLRRATVRKPRALIRVNRGNLPAIKLGTASVRLSRRKRDKGSANSVLQIGPFRFPGAFIQQLANGRWHVLRRTTKSRYPIEVISIPLAAPLTAAFRTELPKLMDDRMPEVMRQNLKNQLRLVLIR; translated from the coding sequence ATGTCAATAAAGGGGCTCGAACAGGCAATTGCCAATCTTAACAGCATCAGTAAAACCGCCGTACCGCGCGCATCTGCGCAGTCAGTCAATAATATCGCCGGGCAGGCGATAAATCGCAGTGTGTCAGTGGTGTCAAAGGCAACGCGGGTGCCGCGAAAACTGGTGAAGCAGCGTGCCAGACTGCGACGAGCGACCGTCAGAAAACCCCGGGCGTTAATCAGGGTGAACCGCGGTAACCTGCCCGCGATTAAGCTCGGTACCGCCAGCGTCAGACTGTCGCGCCGCAAACGTGATAAAGGGAGCGCAAATAGCGTGCTGCAAATCGGGCCGTTTCGCTTTCCGGGCGCATTTATTCAGCAACTGGCGAACGGGCGCTGGCATGTGCTGCGCAGAACCACAAAGAGCCGTTATCCCATTGAGGTGATCAGCATTCCCCTCGCAGCACCGCTGACGGCGGCATTCCGGACCGAGCTGCCGAAGCTCATGGACGACAGAATGCCGGAAGTCATGCGGCAGAACCTTAAAAACCAACTGAGACTGGTGCTCATCCGATGA
- a CDS encoding phage tail tape measure protein: protein MAQTAVGDLVVNLDVNSSKFTEQVSYAQRQLKQTGDAANDAALRIQQSFSRQQSAAQKAGISVGQYTAAMRMLPAQFTDVATQLAGGQSPWLILLQQGGQIKDSFGGIIPTFRALTSAISPLAIGFGALATATGAVVYAWYQGSSTLSDFNKTLVLSGNSAGLTANRMLTLVRAGQSAGLTFNQSGEALTALVNAGVRAGARFDDMSQAVARFTQASGLPLDKVAAAFGKLTNDPTSGLIAMAQQFHNVTAEQIAYVAQLQRSGNEAAALQAANDAATTGFNTQTKSLRDNMGTIEAAADSLKRAFKSMWDAALDIGRPDSAQEMLSKAEAAFRRADQTWELEKNDRFINEEARARFWNDRETARLALDMAQQQAGIAKANEANAEKEAAAEADRQKYAVQAQANYAKTQSALEKYTARQNELNNALKEGRILQADYNINMSAAKKEYEDTLKKTQAVKTPAGTRTVDTASAQTLELETQLRTLQEHRGINDTIGQQRQNLWRQQARFTVLEDAAKTRTLSNEEKSLLASKNEVLSRAELNARLGDQIVAQERLNRLQDSSQKYVTQMGEKTRALLDSAGAGSRDTQRRNEEAQLRQGWMNAGGSDTDQGYQNELAALKNYYAAQDTLRGDWLSGAKSAWADYVDSASDAYGQVKSAAASAFDGFSKNLGDMLVSGKAKWADFTRSTLSMLAQIAMKQALVGLANSASTAFGFAGGGFTGSGGKYEPAGVVHRGEFVFHKEATSRIGVDNLYRLMRGYATGGYVGNGSGAMATPFGVSVYAPVSVTTGQQQAGADTQNSNVQLGQAYQRVIDKSVRDGIVREIRPGGILWNANKNR, encoded by the coding sequence ATGGCCCAGACGGCAGTCGGTGATCTGGTCGTAAACCTTGACGTCAATTCGTCAAAGTTTACTGAGCAGGTCAGCTACGCTCAGCGGCAGCTGAAGCAAACCGGTGACGCTGCAAATGACGCGGCATTACGTATTCAGCAGTCGTTCAGCAGGCAGCAAAGCGCGGCGCAGAAGGCCGGAATATCCGTCGGCCAGTACACCGCGGCGATGCGGATGCTTCCGGCGCAGTTTACCGACGTGGCCACCCAGCTCGCTGGTGGCCAGAGTCCGTGGCTTATCCTGCTCCAGCAGGGTGGTCAGATTAAGGACTCCTTCGGCGGGATCATCCCGACGTTCCGTGCCCTGACCAGCGCGATATCACCACTGGCGATTGGTTTCGGCGCGCTGGCGACGGCGACAGGTGCCGTTGTGTATGCCTGGTACCAGGGCTCCTCCACACTGTCTGATTTCAATAAAACGCTGGTGCTGTCAGGTAACAGCGCGGGGCTGACGGCTAACCGGATGCTGACACTGGTCCGCGCCGGGCAGAGTGCCGGGCTGACGTTTAACCAGTCCGGCGAAGCGCTGACAGCACTGGTAAACGCAGGCGTTCGCGCCGGTGCGCGGTTTGACGACATGAGCCAGGCCGTGGCCCGATTCACACAGGCGTCCGGCCTGCCGCTGGACAAAGTCGCCGCGGCGTTCGGTAAGCTGACGAATGACCCGACGTCCGGTCTGATTGCGATGGCGCAGCAGTTCCATAACGTGACGGCAGAGCAGATTGCTTACGTCGCGCAGCTGCAGCGGTCCGGTAATGAAGCGGCGGCTCTGCAGGCGGCAAACGATGCCGCCACAACCGGGTTCAACACGCAGACCAAAAGCCTGCGCGACAACATGGGCACGATAGAGGCCGCGGCGGATTCCCTTAAGCGGGCGTTTAAATCCATGTGGGACGCGGCGCTGGATATCGGGCGCCCGGACAGCGCGCAGGAAATGCTGAGCAAAGCGGAGGCCGCGTTCAGGCGTGCGGACCAGACGTGGGAGCTGGAAAAAAACGACCGCTTCATTAACGAAGAGGCGCGGGCCCGCTTCTGGAATGACCGTGAAACGGCACGGCTGGCGCTGGATATGGCGCAGCAGCAGGCCGGAATAGCGAAAGCGAACGAGGCTAATGCAGAGAAGGAAGCTGCCGCCGAGGCAGACCGCCAGAAATATGCGGTTCAGGCGCAGGCGAATTACGCGAAAACGCAGAGCGCGCTGGAGAAATACACAGCACGCCAGAACGAGCTTAACAACGCGCTGAAAGAAGGGCGGATCCTCCAGGCTGACTACAACATCAACATGTCGGCGGCTAAAAAAGAGTACGAGGACACGCTCAAAAAAACGCAGGCAGTCAAAACCCCGGCAGGAACCCGCACTGTCGATACCGCGAGCGCGCAGACGCTGGAGCTGGAAACGCAACTGAGGACGCTGCAGGAGCACAGGGGTATCAACGATACCATCGGCCAGCAGCGCCAGAACCTGTGGCGACAGCAGGCGCGCTTTACGGTGCTGGAGGATGCGGCAAAAACCCGCACGCTGAGTAACGAAGAGAAATCCCTGCTCGCCAGTAAAAACGAGGTGCTGTCCCGCGCTGAACTGAATGCCCGTCTGGGCGATCAGATCGTGGCGCAGGAGCGGCTCAACCGCCTGCAGGATTCTTCGCAGAAATACGTCACGCAGATGGGTGAGAAAACCCGTGCGCTGCTGGACAGCGCCGGAGCGGGTAGCCGTGACACGCAGCGGCGCAATGAAGAAGCGCAACTTCGTCAGGGCTGGATGAATGCCGGTGGTTCTGATACCGACCAGGGTTACCAGAACGAACTGGCCGCACTGAAAAACTACTATGCTGCCCAGGATACCCTGCGTGGCGACTGGTTATCCGGCGCGAAATCGGCCTGGGCTGATTATGTCGATTCTGCGTCAGATGCCTACGGTCAGGTTAAATCAGCGGCTGCAAGCGCCTTTGACGGGTTTTCAAAAAACCTCGGCGACATGCTGGTATCAGGTAAAGCAAAGTGGGCCGACTTCACCCGCTCCACACTGTCGATGCTGGCTCAAATTGCCATGAAGCAGGCGCTGGTAGGGCTGGCAAATTCAGCCTCAACAGCGTTTGGTTTTGCCGGTGGCGGCTTCACCGGATCCGGCGGGAAATATGAGCCTGCCGGGGTGGTTCACCGTGGTGAGTTCGTTTTTCACAAAGAGGCGACCAGCCGGATCGGCGTTGACAACCTGTACAGGCTGATGCGTGGCTATGCAACCGGAGGTTATGTCGGCAATGGTTCAGGTGCAATGGCGACGCCGTTTGGTGTGAGTGTTTATGCGCCTGTTTCGGTGACAACCGGTCAGCAGCAGGCTGGGGCTGATACGCAAAACAGCAACGTTCAACTCGGTCAGGCTTATCAGCGTGTGATCGACAAATCTGTCAGGGACGGCATCGTCCGGGAAATTCGCCCGGGCGGTATTCTGTGGAATGCCAATAAAAACAGGTGA
- a CDS encoding phage tail protein, whose translation MAVEVFIWSIQATGQPTTKSKDTIRKAQFGDGYAQVSGSGLNDETLEFDYTFRGRPETGLEIYAFLRRHKTKSFLFAPPFGELALWRVQADSLQKVILGKKVMTVTATFEQAFAP comes from the coding sequence ATGGCTGTTGAAGTATTTATCTGGTCGATTCAGGCGACTGGTCAGCCAACGACCAAAAGCAAGGACACAATCCGTAAAGCTCAGTTTGGCGACGGTTATGCGCAGGTGAGCGGTTCGGGTCTGAATGACGAAACGTTGGAGTTTGATTACACCTTCCGCGGGCGACCGGAGACCGGGCTGGAGATTTATGCCTTCCTGCGCCGCCATAAAACGAAGTCATTTTTATTTGCGCCGCCCTTCGGTGAACTGGCGCTGTGGCGTGTTCAGGCGGACAGCCTTCAGAAGGTCATTCTTGGCAAAAAAGTGATGACGGTAACTGCAACCTTTGAACAGGCATTTGCACCATGA
- a CDS encoding ATP-binding protein codes for MANPFDTMAGRMDAATVRKMGRTAVINGVPVDVIPAELIEQMGPVSGNMVSLVVFSETYRPRRNDDVVYEGETFSVTRHDKFNGKPRIFIE; via the coding sequence ATGGCTAACCCGTTTGACACAATGGCTGGTCGCATGGATGCGGCCACTGTCCGGAAAATGGGGAGAACCGCGGTTATCAACGGCGTGCCGGTGGATGTCATCCCAGCAGAGCTTATTGAACAAATGGGGCCGGTGTCGGGGAACATGGTATCGCTGGTGGTTTTCTCGGAGACTTACCGCCCGCGGCGCAATGACGACGTGGTGTATGAGGGCGAGACCTTCAGTGTTACCCGCCACGACAAATTCAACGGAAAGCCGCGCATCTTTATTGAATAG
- a CDS encoding ClpP-like prohead protease/major capsid protein fusion protein, protein MPKPKNRALNRPKASAGSNSWFRMQASADNDADIYIYDEIGYWGVTARQFVNELKALGDVTHINLYINSPGGDVFDGIAIFNALKHHGAAITVHIDGLAASMASVIAMVGNPVIMPENTMMMIHKPWGFAGGDASDMRDYADLLDKVESVLIPAYAQKTGKSAEEIAAMLEDETWMDGNECVALGFADQVAPSLQAMACIHSKRIEEFEKMPNSIRNMITPPRNSTQREAPAAQTQTTQTLTTQTPAVADEAAIRAQVLAEQKARVNAIGDLFAMFGGKHQDLMAQCVADPECSVQQAKDLLLAELGKNSTPSDKTTQAHIYAGNGNFVADGIRQALMARAGFDKQERDNVYNGMTLREYARMALTERGIGVSSYNPMQMVGLALTHSSSDFGNILLDVSNKALLQGWDEAEETFQRWTKKGQLSDFKTAHRVGMGGFPSLRRVREGAEYKYVTTGDKGETIALATYGEIFSITRQAIINDDLNQLTDVPMKMGRAAKGTIGDLVYAVLTTNPKLSDGKALFHADHKNLSTGAISVSSIDAARQLMRLQKEGSRSLNIRPAYMLVPVGLETLASQTIKSASVKGADINAGIINPIQNFAEVIAEARLDEADAKAWYLTAAMGTDTIEVAYLNGVDTPYIDQQEGFTTDGIATKVRIDAGVAPLDYRGLVKSSGQ, encoded by the coding sequence GTGCCGAAGCCAAAGAACCGGGCGCTCAACCGTCCGAAAGCCAGCGCAGGCAGTAATTCGTGGTTCCGCATGCAGGCCAGTGCTGATAACGATGCAGATATTTATATCTACGACGAAATTGGTTACTGGGGAGTGACGGCGCGCCAGTTCGTCAACGAGCTGAAGGCGCTGGGTGATGTCACCCACATCAACCTTTACATTAATTCGCCGGGTGGCGATGTCTTTGATGGCATCGCCATTTTTAATGCCCTTAAACATCACGGCGCCGCGATCACCGTCCATATCGATGGTCTGGCAGCGTCCATGGCGTCGGTCATTGCGATGGTGGGTAACCCGGTGATCATGCCGGAAAACACCATGATGATGATTCATAAGCCATGGGGGTTTGCGGGTGGTGATGCCAGTGACATGCGGGATTATGCCGATCTTCTCGACAAGGTTGAGTCAGTTCTGATCCCGGCCTATGCGCAGAAGACAGGAAAATCTGCCGAAGAAATTGCGGCAATGCTGGAAGACGAAACCTGGATGGACGGTAACGAGTGCGTTGCGCTGGGTTTTGCTGATCAGGTTGCACCCTCCCTGCAGGCGATGGCCTGTATTCACTCAAAACGTATTGAGGAATTTGAAAAAATGCCAAACAGCATTCGTAATATGATCACCCCGCCGCGCAACAGCACTCAACGTGAGGCTCCTGCGGCACAGACCCAGACTACTCAGACCCTGACCACGCAAACACCGGCAGTTGCTGACGAGGCTGCAATCCGCGCTCAGGTGCTCGCAGAGCAGAAAGCCCGTGTGAACGCCATCGGCGATCTCTTTGCCATGTTTGGCGGTAAGCATCAGGATCTGATGGCGCAGTGCGTCGCGGATCCTGAATGCTCCGTTCAACAGGCGAAAGACCTGCTTCTGGCCGAACTGGGCAAAAACTCCACACCATCAGACAAAACTACCCAGGCGCATATTTACGCTGGTAATGGCAACTTTGTCGCGGATGGTATTCGCCAGGCGCTGATGGCGCGCGCCGGTTTCGACAAACAGGAGCGCGACAACGTCTACAACGGGATGACGCTGCGCGAGTATGCGCGTATGGCGCTGACAGAGCGTGGTATTGGTGTGTCCAGCTATAACCCGATGCAGATGGTGGGGCTGGCGCTGACGCACAGTTCCTCGGACTTTGGCAACATCCTGCTTGATGTGTCGAATAAGGCGCTGCTGCAGGGGTGGGATGAAGCAGAAGAGACCTTCCAGCGCTGGACGAAAAAAGGGCAGTTATCCGACTTCAAAACCGCACATCGTGTAGGTATGGGGGGCTTCCCGTCGCTCCGCCGGGTGCGTGAAGGGGCTGAGTACAAATACGTGACCACCGGGGATAAAGGCGAAACCATCGCGCTGGCCACCTATGGTGAAATCTTCTCCATCACCCGTCAGGCGATCATCAATGATGACCTGAATCAGCTGACTGACGTGCCGATGAAAATGGGGCGCGCGGCTAAAGGGACCATTGGTGATCTGGTTTATGCTGTTCTGACCACGAACCCGAAACTCTCTGACGGGAAAGCACTGTTCCACGCTGACCACAAAAACCTCTCCACCGGGGCGATTTCGGTATCCTCAATTGACGCCGCGCGCCAGCTGATGCGCCTGCAGAAAGAAGGTTCCCGTTCCCTGAATATCCGTCCGGCTTACATGCTGGTTCCGGTCGGTCTGGAAACGCTGGCCAGCCAGACCATCAAGTCGGCGAGCGTGAAAGGGGCAGATATCAATGCCGGAATTATCAACCCGATCCAGAACTTCGCAGAAGTGATTGCGGAAGCGCGACTGGATGAGGCTGATGCGAAAGCCTGGTATCTGACTGCGGCGATGGGCACCGACACTATCGAAGTGGCTTACCTGAACGGTGTCGATACGCCGTACATCGACCAGCAGGAAGGTTTCACCACCGACGGCATTGCGACAAAAGTGCGTATTGATGCCGGTGTGGCGCCGCTGGATTATCGCGGCCTGGTCAAATCAAGCGGCCAGTAA
- a CDS encoding phage tail protein, whose product MPTPNPLAPVKGAGTTFWIYGGSGDPFANPLSDIDWTRLAQVKDLTPGEMTADSEDDTYIDDENADWTSTAQGQKSAGDTSVTLGWKPGEAGQKDLVSWFNDGTVRAYKIKYPNGTVDVFKGWPSSLGKTITSKEVITRTVKITNSGKPNLAEESGAPVIAVTGVSLDKTTAAVAVGATVTLNVSVLPAGASDKSFRVSTSDPEKATASVSGNIVTVTGVDAGVVPVVVMTNDGNFVGICEVTVS is encoded by the coding sequence ATGCCAACACCAAACCCGCTGGCGCCTGTAAAAGGTGCCGGTACCACATTCTGGATTTATGGCGGTTCCGGCGATCCGTTTGCCAACCCGCTGTCTGATATCGACTGGACCCGCCTGGCGCAGGTGAAGGATTTAACCCCCGGCGAAATGACCGCGGATTCGGAAGACGACACCTACATCGATGATGAAAACGCCGACTGGACCAGCACCGCGCAGGGGCAGAAATCTGCCGGTGACACGTCGGTCACGCTGGGATGGAAACCGGGCGAAGCCGGGCAGAAAGACCTGGTGAGCTGGTTCAATGACGGTACCGTCCGGGCGTACAAGATTAAATACCCCAATGGCACCGTGGATGTGTTTAAAGGCTGGCCGAGCAGCCTCGGCAAGACCATCACCTCGAAGGAAGTCATTACCCGCACGGTGAAGATCACCAACTCCGGGAAACCGAATCTGGCGGAAGAGAGTGGTGCGCCGGTGATTGCGGTTACCGGCGTCTCGCTCGATAAAACCACTGCGGCCGTCGCTGTCGGAGCAACCGTGACGTTAAACGTCTCGGTGCTGCCCGCCGGTGCGTCGGATAAATCGTTCCGCGTGTCCACCTCTGATCCCGAAAAAGCCACAGCCAGCGTCAGTGGCAACATCGTTACGGTGACCGGTGTTGACGCGGGTGTGGTGCCGGTGGTGGTGATGACGAACGACGGCAACTTTGTGGGCATCTGCGAAGTGACCGTATCCTGA
- a CDS encoding phage minor tail protein L: MSLNADYQKLEPGNEIRLFEVDGTAFGVSDVMYFHAYNIQHTPEEITSAGGDESKLQAKSVWWQGNEYRAWPCQIEGIEASTDGTSAQPKLSVADLESSITALCLAYDDLVLAKVIIHDTLAQYLDARNFTGGNPAADPTQEKLRSFYIDGKELETNEVVQFVLSSPMDLQGQMLPTRQLHSLCTWCIRNKYRSGDGCDYAGTLYFDKNNTPVTDPSLDECNGTLTACKLRHGANNELPFGGFPGTSLIRS, encoded by the coding sequence ATGAGTCTTAATGCTGACTATCAGAAACTGGAGCCCGGTAATGAAATCCGGCTTTTTGAAGTGGACGGTACCGCGTTCGGTGTATCGGATGTGATGTACTTCCATGCATATAATATCCAGCACACCCCGGAAGAGATCACCAGTGCTGGCGGTGATGAGTCAAAGCTGCAGGCCAAATCGGTCTGGTGGCAGGGAAACGAATACCGTGCGTGGCCATGCCAGATTGAAGGCATCGAGGCGTCGACAGATGGTACGAGCGCGCAGCCAAAGCTGTCGGTCGCAGACCTGGAAAGTTCGATCACGGCATTGTGCCTGGCTTATGACGATCTCGTTCTGGCTAAGGTCATTATCCATGACACGCTGGCACAGTATCTCGATGCGCGGAATTTTACTGGTGGCAATCCCGCGGCAGACCCGACGCAGGAAAAGCTGAGAAGCTTTTATATTGACGGGAAAGAGCTCGAAACAAACGAAGTTGTCCAGTTCGTTCTGAGCAGCCCGATGGATCTGCAGGGGCAGATGCTACCAACGCGCCAGCTTCATTCGCTGTGTACCTGGTGTATCCGCAACAAATACCGCTCCGGCGACGGCTGTGATTATGCCGGGACTCTGTATTTCGACAAAAATAACACCCCTGTCACTGATCCGTCGCTCGATGAGTGCAACGGCACGCTGACTGCCTGCAAGCTGCGGCATGGTGCAAACAATGAACTGCCGTTCGGTGGCTTCCCCGGCACGTCACTTATCAGGAGCTGA
- a CDS encoding C40 family peptidase produces the protein MRQKTIDAIMAHAAAEYPRECCGVVAQKSRVERYFPCHNLAPAPEEQFLLSPEDYAAAEDWGTAIAIVHSHPDATTQPSELDKAQCDTTLLPWHIVSWPEGDLRTIQPRGELPLLERPFVLGHFDCWGLVMSYFRQTHGIELTDYRVDYPWWEDQYPDNFYRDCWYDCGFREFDGPPLPGDLVIMQVQANKWNHAGILMDGNMLLHHLYGHLSKRTPYGGYWMERTMKVLRYKSLC, from the coding sequence ATGCGACAGAAAACCATTGATGCCATCATGGCGCATGCTGCTGCGGAATATCCGCGGGAATGCTGCGGTGTTGTCGCGCAGAAAAGCCGGGTTGAGCGGTATTTTCCCTGCCATAACCTGGCCCCGGCGCCGGAGGAACAGTTTCTTCTCTCCCCGGAGGATTATGCAGCGGCGGAAGACTGGGGGACGGCGATAGCGATCGTTCACAGTCACCCCGATGCCACGACACAACCGAGTGAGCTGGACAAGGCGCAGTGTGACACGACGCTGCTGCCCTGGCATATTGTCAGCTGGCCGGAAGGCGACCTGCGCACCATCCAGCCGCGCGGCGAGCTGCCGCTGCTGGAGCGTCCGTTCGTGCTCGGTCATTTCGACTGCTGGGGGCTGGTGATGAGTTACTTCCGGCAGACGCACGGCATTGAACTGACCGATTACCGGGTGGATTACCCGTGGTGGGAAGACCAGTATCCGGACAATTTTTACCGGGACTGCTGGTATGATTGTGGATTCCGGGAGTTCGACGGGCCGCCGTTACCGGGTGATCTTGTGATCATGCAGGTCCAGGCGAATAAATGGAACCACGCGGGGATCCTGATGGACGGCAACATGCTGCTGCACCACCTCTACGGTCATCTGAGCAAGCGCACACCCTATGGCGGCTACTGGATGGAACGAACTATGAAGGTTCTTCGTTATAAATCTCTGTGCTAA